The region GGTGGAATTCCAGAACGACACGCCAGCGAACACGACGAACGCGAAGCTCGCGACCATCCGCAGGTCGAGCCGGTGCAGGTTGCGGCCGATCAGCGGCGACAGCACGAGCGCGAGCAGGCCGACGGGCGCGGTCGCGAGGCCGGCGATCCCGGCCGTGTAGCCCATCACGGTCTGCAGCCACAGCGGGAAGATCACGACCGAGCCGAAGAAGGCCATGAAGCCGAACGAGATGATCAGCGCGCCGAGCGCGAAGTTGCGGTCCTTGAACAGCGACAGGTCGACGATCGGCTCCTTCTCGGTGGTCTCCCACACCAGCATGAACGCGATCGCGACGACCGCGATCAGCGCGAGCGCGACGATGAAGCGCGAATTGAACCAGTCGCGGTCCTTGCCGAGGTCGAGCATCATCTGCAGGCAGGACACGCCGATCACGAGCAGCGCGAGCCCGATCGCGTCGATCCGCTGCCGGGTGGTCTTCGTCTCCCTGCCGCGCAGCAGGAAGTATGCGCACACGGCCGAGAAGATCCCGATCGGCAGGTTGATGTAGAAGATCCAGGGCCAGGTGTAGTTGTCGGTGATCCAGCCGCCCATCACCGGGCCGAAGATCGGCGCGACGATCACCGTCATCGCCCACAGGCCGAGCGCGAGGCCGCGCTTCGCGGGCGGATAGCTGCGCATCAGGATGGTCTGCGAGAGCGGCACCATCGGGCCGGACACGAGCCCCTGCAACAGCCGGAACGCGATCAGCGACTCGAAATTGGTCGCGAACCCGCACAGCGCGGACGCGATCGTGAACGCGAGCACCGACAGCGTGAAGAGCCGCACCTCGCCGACCCGGCGCGCGAGCCAGCCGGTCAGCGGCACCGCGATCGCGGAGGCGACCGAATACGACGAGATCACCCAGGTGCCTTCGCTCGTCGCGACGCCGAGGCTGCCGGAGATGGTCGGCACGGCGACATTGGCGATCGAGGTGTCGAGCACCTCCATGAAGGTGCCGAGCGCGAGCCCGACGGTGAGCAGCGCGAGCACGCCGCCCGATAGCGGCGCGGGTTCGGCGGAAGCAGTGGCGGGGGCCGTCGCGGCCATGAGTCTCTCCCAAGGAGCGCGCGCGCCCCGGCATGGTTCGGGCGGCCGGATCATGCATGCAGAGTCGGCTTCTGCCCAGACAGATAAATAAGCGTCCACTGAATAAATCGATGACTGCGCCGCGCGGCTAGCGCGCCGGCGGATCCTCCTGCTTGACGCACGCGCGGCCGTCCGGCGGCCCGTTGGCGATGAAGCGCTGCAGGAGCGCGGTGAGGGTGCTCAGTTCGTCGGCGGAAAAGCCCGTGAGCTGCGCGTTCAGTTCGCCCGCGATCACGCCCGGCAGCGCACGCGCCGCATCCGCGCCGCGCGCGGTCAGGCTCAGCTCGATCACGCGCCGATCCGACGCGCTGCGCGCGCGGCTGATGAAATCCTTCTTCTCGAGGCGGTCCAGCAGGCGGGTCATCGAGCCGCTGTCGTACGACAGCTTGCGCGACAGCTCGAACGGCGTGCGCGCATTGCCGCGCGCGAGCAGCAGGATCACGCCGATCTGCTGCGCCGTCAGGTCGAGCGGCCCGAGCGCGCGGTCCATCCGTTCGAACAGCGCCTGGCGCGCCTTCGTCAGGTAATAGCCGAGGCTCGATTCAAGCTCGATGTGCTGGGGATCGTAGAGTTCGCTCATCCGGCATGCCGGGGTCGGTTGCGGAGACGGCAACAGTGCATTGCCGCGAAAGACGCGGCCAGTATCTTGAAAACTAATTGCATAGTCAATATTATTTCAGGCAATGAGTTACGCGCGGCCCATGCCGCCCGACCCGATGTTCCGACTGCTGTGATCGACGCGCCGCCGCCGCGCCGCGTCCCGAGGATGCCGCGATGCTGTTCCTGAAAAATGCCGCCGGCGCGCTGCGCCGCAGCCTGTCCGATACCGCCCACCACGCGTTCGCCGGCCCGCACCGCGGCTGGAAGATCGCGCTCTACGTCGCGATGCTGGTGGTGCCCGGCGGTTCGCTCGCGGCGCTCGGGTTCGCGTGGTTCGACCACCGCCGGCATCGCGCCGCGCAGGCCGGCGCGGGACAGGGGGGCGAGGCGGCGCAGGAGCCGTCGACATGGCCCGCCGCCGCGCACTGCCACTGACGCCTTCCCGCCGCCGTAGCGCCCGCGCGCGTAACGGACGGTAAACCGGCCCGCCGCGCCGGTAACACATCGCGCCCCGTCCCCGCTTTACCCTTCCGTCTGCGCATTCCCGTATCCGTCAGTTACCATTCCGGCCACACGCCGCGAACACGGCCGCCCCGCCCGTTTGCCCATGTCGCAGACGCGCCGCCCCGAAGGAATCCAGACCATGCCGCAAGCCCCCTTTCCGCGCGCCGCCCGCACGCTGAGCGCCGCCGCAGTCGCCGTCGCGACCGCCGTGCTGCTCGCCGGCTGCGCCGTCGGCCCCGACTACCATCGCCCCGACACCGCGATTCCCGCCGCGTTCAAGGAAGCGCCGGCCGGCTGGAAGGTCGCGCAGCCGGCCGACCGCACCGACCGCGGCGCCTGGTGGGCGGTCTACGGCGATCCGCAGCTCGACGCGCTGGTCGCGCGCGTGAACACCTCGAACCAGACCGTCGCGCAGTACGCGGCCGCCTATCGGCAGGCCCGCGCGCTCGTCGACCAGGCGCGCGCCGCCTACTTCCCGACCGTCGGCCTGACCGCGAGCGGCAGCCGCGCGGGCAGCGCGCTGTCGTCGGGCGGCAGTTCGGTCTCGACCGGCACCCCGCGCAGCGTCGGCAACAGCTACAACGTCGGCCTCGACGCGTCGTGGGAGCCCGATCTGTGGGGCAAGGTGAGCCGCACCGTCAGCGCGCAGAAGGCGGGCGAATCGGCCGCCGCGGCCGATCTCGCGAACGCGCGGCTGTCCGCGCAGGCGACGCTCGCGCAGACCTATTTCCAGCTGCGCGCGGCCGACGCCACGCAACAGCTGCTCGACGGCACGGTCGCGTCGTACCAGAAGTCGCTGCAACTGACCGAGAACCAATACGCGCAGGGCGTCGCGGCGCGCTCGGACGTGATCCAGGCGCAGACGCAGCTGCAATCGGCGCAGGCCGCCGCGATCGACAACGGCGTGGCCCGCGCGCAATACGAGCACGCGATCGCGACACTCGTCGGCGAACCCGCGTCGACCTTCTCGCTGCCGCCGATGCCGCTCGCGGCCGAACCGCCGACCACCCCGCCCGACGTGCCGTCGGCGCTGCTCGAACGACGCCCGGACGTGGCCGCCGCGGAACGCCGCGCGGCCGCCGCGAACGAGCAGATAGGGGTGGCCATCGCCGCGTTCTTCCCGACCCTCACGCTGTCCGCGACGGGCGGCTTCCAGAGTTCGGTGTGGTCGTCGCTGTTCACGCTGCCGTCGCGCTTCTGGACGGTCGGCCCGCAGCTCGCCGCGACGCTGTTCGACG is a window of Burkholderia sp. FERM BP-3421 DNA encoding:
- a CDS encoding MarR family winged helix-turn-helix transcriptional regulator is translated as MSELYDPQHIELESSLGYYLTKARQALFERMDRALGPLDLTAQQIGVILLLARGNARTPFELSRKLSYDSGSMTRLLDRLEKKDFISRARSASDRRVIELSLTARGADAARALPGVIAGELNAQLTGFSADELSTLTALLQRFIANGPPDGRACVKQEDPPAR
- a CDS encoding multidrug ABC transporter ATPase; its protein translation is MLFLKNAAGALRRSLSDTAHHAFAGPHRGWKIALYVAMLVVPGGSLAALGFAWFDHRRHRAAQAGAGQGGEAAQEPSTWPAAAHCH
- a CDS encoding DHA2 family efflux MFS transporter permease subunit; translation: MAATAPATASAEPAPLSGGVLALLTVGLALGTFMEVLDTSIANVAVPTISGSLGVATSEGTWVISSYSVASAIAVPLTGWLARRVGEVRLFTLSVLAFTIASALCGFATNFESLIAFRLLQGLVSGPMVPLSQTILMRSYPPAKRGLALGLWAMTVIVAPIFGPVMGGWITDNYTWPWIFYINLPIGIFSAVCAYFLLRGRETKTTRQRIDAIGLALLVIGVSCLQMMLDLGKDRDWFNSRFIVALALIAVVAIAFMLVWETTEKEPIVDLSLFKDRNFALGALIISFGFMAFFGSVVIFPLWLQTVMGYTAGIAGLATAPVGLLALVLSPLIGRNLHRLDLRMVASFAFVVFAGVSFWNSTFTLDVPFNHVILPRLVQGIGVACFFVPMTTITLSSISDERLASASGLSNFLRTLSGAIGTAVSSTYWENDAIYHHAVLSESVNVYAQNTTAYQDALAQLGVVGQVSSAQINQLVTQQGFMMATNDFFYLSGLAFIGLSLLVWVTKPKKGLGPALGH
- a CDS encoding efflux transporter outer membrane subunit, whose translation is MPQAPFPRAARTLSAAAVAVATAVLLAGCAVGPDYHRPDTAIPAAFKEAPAGWKVAQPADRTDRGAWWAVYGDPQLDALVARVNTSNQTVAQYAAAYRQARALVDQARAAYFPTVGLTASGSRAGSALSSGGSSVSTGTPRSVGNSYNVGLDASWEPDLWGKVSRTVSAQKAGESAAAADLANARLSAQATLAQTYFQLRAADATQQLLDGTVASYQKSLQLTENQYAQGVAARSDVIQAQTQLQSAQAAAIDNGVARAQYEHAIATLVGEPASTFSLPPMPLAAEPPTTPPDVPSALLERRPDVAAAERRAAAANEQIGVAIAAFFPTLTLSATGGFQSSVWSSLFTLPSRFWTVGPQLAATLFDAGLRRAQTEAARATYDQDVATYRSTVLSAFQDVEDNLASLRILENEVVVQRQAVDSAQHALDITLNQYKAGTVAYLNVLTAQTTAFSTKQKLASLAGQRMVASVGLVKALGGGWDASQMARETGGMQAPPASGAAAAPTPLAQE